A part of Ferviditalea candida genomic DNA contains:
- a CDS encoding distal tail protein Dit: MGFIYNGISSQSMKIRARLAGWQVFTALRNSFETVPGKAGVADFGCDISERTITISCSVLPRRSFAELVSVLDNAAEWLNPAKGLRQLVLDDVPDRYFMARLSEAVDCERLLRTAGSFELRFVSPDPYAYALEDEVFVLSGTGTHVAERLSGNADSEPVYFLKGMISTSSSSYISLITNGEELRIVGPLAANETLVIDSSMVTAKVTDAAGNALRNGLPCLQELNFPILRKGVNNIEINAVNAAFTELKIQAKSRWR, from the coding sequence ATGGGGTTTATCTATAACGGCATTTCATCACAAAGCATGAAAATCCGGGCAAGGCTTGCCGGATGGCAGGTGTTCACTGCCCTGCGAAACTCCTTTGAAACCGTGCCGGGCAAAGCGGGCGTGGCCGATTTCGGGTGCGACATCTCCGAGCGAACCATAACCATAAGCTGCAGTGTGCTTCCCCGGCGCAGTTTTGCCGAGCTGGTATCGGTTCTGGATAACGCAGCCGAATGGCTGAATCCGGCAAAGGGCCTCAGGCAGCTTGTCCTCGACGACGTGCCCGACAGGTATTTCATGGCGCGGCTTTCGGAGGCTGTGGACTGCGAGCGGCTGCTTCGGACTGCGGGAAGCTTCGAGCTTCGTTTTGTCTCCCCCGACCCGTATGCTTACGCGCTGGAGGATGAGGTGTTCGTTCTTTCCGGAACGGGAACGCATGTGGCGGAGAGGCTTTCGGGAAACGCCGATTCCGAGCCGGTTTATTTCTTGAAGGGCATGATCTCCACATCCTCCTCAAGCTATATATCCCTCATAACCAACGGCGAGGAACTGCGGATCGTCGGCCCGCTGGCGGCGAATGAAACGCTTGTCATTGATTCCAGCATGGTAACCGCCAAGGTGACGGATGCTGCCGGAAACGCCCTGAGAAACGGCCTGCCGTGCCTGCAGGAGCTGAACTTTCCGATCCTCAGGAAGGGCGTGAACAATATAGAGATTAACGCCGTGAACGCGGCGTTCACGGAACTGAAAATACAGGCGAAAAGCCGCTGGAGGTGA